One Ahaetulla prasina isolate Xishuangbanna chromosome 1, ASM2864084v1, whole genome shotgun sequence DNA window includes the following coding sequences:
- the RCN1 gene encoding reticulocalbin-1 produces the protein MSLGTTSSSLTVGLMLVMCINRSLSVPTFRKERVVRPDPELGNRQHEDNQSFQYDHEAFLGKDDAKTFDQLSPQESQERLGKIVDRIDDDKDGFITTEELKNWIKRVQKRYIFENVAKVWKDYDLNKDNKISWEEYKQASYGYYLEHSKEFQDITEQHNFKKMLPRDERRFKQADLDGDLEATREEFTAFLHPEEFEHMKDIVVLETLEDIDKNEDGFVDQDEYIADMFAHEDGGPEPDWVVTEREQFADFRDLNKDGKMDKEEIRHWILPKDYDHAQAEARHLVYESDADKDQKLTKQEILDNWNMFVGSQATNYGEDLTKNHDEL, from the exons ATGAGCCTGGGAACAACTTCTAGCTCTCTCACGGTGGGGCTGATGCTAGTAATGTGCATCAACAGGTCCTTGAGCGTCCCCACTTTCAGAAAGGAGAGAGTCGTTCGTCCCGATCCCGAACTCGGCAACCGGCAACACGAAGATAACCAGAGCTTCCAGTATGATCACGAAGCCTTTCTGGGCAAAGATGATGCCAAAACTTTCGATCAACTTAGCCCGCAGGAAAGCCAGGAACGGTTGGG CAAAATTGTTGATCGGATCGATGATGATAAAGATGGTTTTATCACAACAGAAGAACTGAAAAATTGGATTAAAAGAGTACAGAAACGTTACATTTTTGAAAACGTGGCTAAGGTCTGGAAGGATTATGATCTTAATAAAGACAATAAAATTTCATGGGAAGAATATAAACAAGCATCATATGGCTACTACTTAG AGCATTCCAAAGAGTTCCAAGATATCACAGAGCAACacaattttaagaaaatgctgcccAGAGATGAAAGAAGATTCAAACAAGCTGATCTGGATGGTGATTTAGAAGCAACTCGTGAGGAATTCACTGCTTTCCTTCACCCGGAGGAGTTTGAGCATATGAAAGACATTGTTGTTCTA GAAACACTGGAGGACATAGACAAAAATGAAGATGGTTTTGTGGATCAGGATGAATACATTG CTGACATGTTTGCACATGAAGATGGGGGACCTGAACCAGATTGGGTGGTAACAGAACGTGAACAGTTTGCAGATTTTCGAGATCTAAACAAGGATGGAAAAATGGATAAAGAAGAGATTCGACACTGGATTCTTCCAAAAGATTATGATCATGCACAAGCTGAAGCAAGGCATTTAGTTTATGAATCAGATGCAGATAAG GATCAGAAGTTAACCAAACAAGAGATTCTAGATAATTGGAACATGTTTGTTGGAAGTCAAGCTACAAATTATGGAGAAGACCTCACAAAGAATCATGATGAGCTATAA